A single region of the Nicotiana sylvestris chromosome 6, ASM39365v2, whole genome shotgun sequence genome encodes:
- the LOC104223156 gene encoding B3 domain-containing transcription repressor VAL1-like, translated as MGSMICMNELCRATTSSEWKKGWSLKSGGFAKLCYNCGSAFENLVFCETFHSEESGWRECKTCRKLIHCGCIASKYLYEYMDYGGVACINCASQLDGHSIRPIQIPGDDLPNGTLGTKATQPLGVENKMDENNFDKRRVMRLSKPVETSESGQLFQTQKNDIKQETMVPIGNVSTCFSNLNQQPVGAASLFGKPDNDRQSQGVKDMYESINQPSLNFSLSTLVGASSSAQPFPGGDVEGREQSKSSPFQLGQRTRHILPKPPKPSPNSGSESNKAMTSQTRVARPPAEGRGGRNQLLPRYWPRITDQELQQISGDLKSTIVPLFEKVLSASDAGRIGRLVLPKACAEAYFPPINQSEGLPIRIQDIKGKEWTFQFRFWPNNNSRMYVLEGVTPCIQNMQLQAGDTVIFSRIDPGGKLVMGFRKATNNADMQDPQPSILPNVLPNGSGFAETSFTGMTENLPNGGRTSDDSVNRQVPISEKKKARNIGSKNKRLLMHADDVMELRITWEEAQELLRPPPTSKPTVVVIEDYEFEEYEEPPVFGKRTIFTARSSGDQEQWAQCDSCSKWRRLPVHVLLPAKWTCSDNIWDSRRCSCAAPDEINPRELEALFRVGKDLKRRKLVENNEDCEPSGLDALATLAVLGDNIGDLGEPSVGATTKHPRHRPGCSCIVCIQPPSGKGKHQPTCKCNVCLTVKRRFKTLMLRKKKKQSEREAELAQAKDQVPPKDGSETDGASGTDHLLHMNQSENEHMNLSENERDTNGDQMEEFGAGKGQLDLNSHPNRDDDMLVEATAGMTMTSLVNATNLPLEYLTQNGLESLGDSLLSQAAGESERNHPDNGFMKTADAEQENKGDEG; from the exons ATGGGGTCAATGATTTGCATGAATGAGCTTTGTCGTGCAACGACGTCGTCTGAATGGAAGAAAGGTTGGAGCTTGAAATCTGGTGGATTTGCAAAGCTTTGTTATAATTGCGG ATCTGCTTTTGAGAATTTAGTTTTCTGTGAAACATTCCACTCTGAGGAATCTGGTTGGAGGGAATGTAAAACGTGTAGAAAG CTTATCCACTGTGGGTGTATTGCCTCAAAATATTTGTACGAGTACATGGATTATGGAGGTGTTGCATGTATAAACTGTGCAAGCCAATTGGATGGTCATTCCATCAGACCAATACAG ATACCTGGTGATGATCTTCCTAATGGAACCTTGGGAACTAAGGCTACGCAGCCACTAGGTGTTGAGAATAAAATGGATGAGAATAATTTTGACAAAAGAAGGGTTATGCGGttgagcaagccagtggagaccagtgagtctggtcaactctttcaaactCAAAAGAATGACATTAAACAAGAAACAATGGTTCCCATTGGTAATGTCAGCACATGCTTTTCAAATCTAAACCAGCAGCCCGTTGGAGCAGCTTCTCTATTTGGCAAGCCTGATAATGACAGACAAAGCCAAGGGGTTAAAGATATGTACGAATCGATCAATCAGCCGTCTCTAAATTTCTCATTGAGTACTCTTGTTGGTGCTTCAAGTTCAGCACAGCCTTTTCCTGGTGGAGATGTTGAAGGAAGGGAACAAAGCAAAAGTTCTCCCTTTCAACTGGGCCAAAGGACACGCCATATATTGCCCAAGCCCCCCAAACCTAGCCCCAATTCAGGTTCTGAATCAAACAAAGCAATGACTTCACAGACACGGGTTGCAAGGCCGCCCGCTGAAGGCCGAGGTGGCCGCAACCAATTACTGCCTCGATACTGGCCTAGGATTACAGACCAGGAGTTGCAACAAATATCTGGAGA TTTAAAATCCACTATTGTACCACTGTTTGAGAAGGTCCTAAGTGCCAGTGACGCTGGTCGAATAGGCCGTCTGGTTCTGCCCAAAGCATGTGCTGAG GCGTACTTTCCTCCAATTAACCAATCTGAGGGTCTACCTATAAGGATTCAGGATATAAAGGGTAAAGAGTGGACATTTCAATTCAGATTTTGGCCCAATAACAACAGCCGGATGTATGTTTTGGAGGGTGTTACCCCTTGTATACAGAATATGCAATTGCAAGCTGGTGATACCG TGATATTCAGTCGAATAGATCCGGGAGGAAAGCTTGTTATGGGATTTCGAAAGGCAACGAACAATGCTGACATGCAG GATCCTCAACCGTCTATCCTTCCCAATGTCCTTCCCAATGGCAGTGGCTTTGCAGAAACTTCATTCACTGGCATGACCGAAAATCTTCCG AATGGAGGCAGGACTAGTGATGATTCTGTGAACCGGCAAGTGCCGATTTCAGAGAAGAAAAAGGCAAGAAACATAGGGTCCAAAAATAAGAGGCTTCTTATGCATGCTGATGATGTTATGGAACTTAGAATCACTTGGGAAGAAGCACAAGAATTGCTACGGCCACCTCCGACTTCCAAGCCTACCGTTGTTGTGATTGAGGACTATGAATTTGAGGAATATGAA GAACCACCAGTATTTGGAAAGAGGACGATATTTACTGCCCGATCTTCTGG GGATCAGGAGCAATGGGCTCAATGTGACAGCTGCTCTAAATGGCGTAGATTGCCGGTGCATGTTCTCCTTCCTGCAAAGTGGACTTGTTCGGACAATATTTGGGACTCAAGAAG ATGCTCTTGTGCTGCTCCTGATGAGATTAATCCGAGGGAACTGGAAGCTCTCTTTAGAGTTGGCAAGG ATCTTAAGAGGCGAAAACTTGTAGAAAACAATGAAGATTGTGAGCCTTCTGGTCTAGATGCCTTGGCAACACTTGCTGTTTTAGGAGATAATATTGGTGATTTGGGAGAGCCTTCAGTTGGAGCCACTACTAAACATCCTCGGCATCGCCCTGGTTGCAGTTGCATTGTTTGCATTCAGCCTCCAAGTGGAAAAGGCAAGCACCAGCCGACATGTAAGTGCAATGTCTGCTTGACTGTGAAACGTCGGTTTAAGACACTCATGCTACGTAAGAAGAAGAAACAATCAGAACGAGAAGCGGAGCTTGCACAGGCGAAGGATCAGGTTCCTCCTAAAGATGGGTCAGAAACAGACGGGGCAAGTGGAACTGATCATTTGCTTCATATGAATCAATCCGAGAATGAACACATGAATCTTTCAGAGAACGAAAGGGATACAAACGGGGATCAGATGGAGGAGTTTGGAGCCGGAAAAGGACAGTTGGACCTGAACTCCCACCCTAATCGCGACGATGACATGCTAGTCGAGGCCACTGCTGGAATGACCATGACATCCCTTGTTAATGCTACCAACCTTCCACTGGAGTATCTAACACAGAACGGGCTCGAGAGCTTGGGAGACTCTTTGCTCTCACAAGCTGCTGGTGAGAGTGAACGAAACCACCCTGATAATGGATTCATGAAAACTGCAGATGCTGAACAAGAGAATAAAGGTGATGAAGGGTAA